In Prunus dulcis chromosome 2, ALMONDv2, whole genome shotgun sequence, a single genomic region encodes these proteins:
- the LOC117618208 gene encoding receptor-like protein 6: MGSSMCVLLKLLLFHLVVAASAFSSLKPYYSCHDEERAALLQFKQGFVIDESASGDGAYPKVSTWNPAEGGTSNCCAWSGVQCDKRTGHVISLDLSSSCLYGSINSSSSLFRLVHLQRLNLADNNFNYSQIPTTIGNFPQLTYLNLSASVFFGQVPSQLSQLSKLSSLDLSLNLDPFLDEGLLSIRESDLRSLIRNLTTLEQLHLNFINISSTIPDSIANLSFLTSLLLRDCGLFGKFPARIFELQDLETLDVRSNQDLTGYLPEFNRSSRLVSLKLGGSSISGNLSSIRNLDSLQELDVRACNFSGPIPDWFANLTQLTYLSLSDNNFSGGPLSWIGKQNKLTYLHLGNINLSGYIPSSLRNLTQLFYLHLRSNQLTGPIPSWLGNLSRLAYIDLSYNRLRSSIPESIFNLMDLQILFLVDNSLHGTVDIFKLENVTHLQLSANKLEVLTESRTMNASLPNFRVLGLSSCNIKEFPQFLRHEQNLFWLDLSRNNLAGQVPKWMLNISTETLEFLDLSVNSLTGFGQPSPVVLPWVNLQVLRLYLNMLQGPLPIPQPSILFYTISDNKLTGEISPLICDLSALQFLDLSNNKLSGILPQCLGYFSDDLRVLNVRNNSFHGVLPQAYTNTSNLRIFDVSLNQLQGQLPRPLANCVMLESLILSNNEFHDVFPFWLGTLSELKVLSMHHNGFYGVIGKQKMNLHFPELRILDLSDNNFRGEFPSEYIFSGNPMRGITPDQPTYMDTNSTSINFAGISGAFRYDFSITVTNKGVDRYYSKIREDIGVVDISSNKFEGKIPEFIGNLKGLRLLNVSNNILTGSIPSFLANLTLLESLDLSQNKLSGEIPQQLTQLTFLGKFNVSHNNLTGPIPYRGQLTTFDVTSYEGNPGLCGDVLPKKCGDPNASQPPPSTKEENDSGSGFELDWKFALAGFGSGLVVGVVLADVAISRRREWFLEIVGRIRLIIMKRRKSRGPRNSVN; this comes from the coding sequence ATGGGGTCGTccatgtgtgtgcttttgaaACTTCTTTTGTTCCATCTTGTGGTGGCGGCTAGCGCTTTTTCCTCGTTAAAACCATATTATTCTTGCCATGATGAAGAGAGGGCCGCCTTGCTTCAATTCAAGCAGGGCTTTGTTATTGACGAATCTGCTTCCGGTGATGGTGCTTATCCAAAGGTTTCAACATGGAACCCAGCTGAAGGAGGAACTAGCAACTGCTGTGCATGGAGCGGCGTCCAATGTGATAAGAGGACGGGTCATGTGATCAGCCTTGATCTTAGTAGCAGTTGTCTCTATGGCTCTATCAACTCCAGCAGTAGCCTCTTCCGTCTTGTTCATCTCCAGAGGCTCAACCTTGCTGACAATAACTTCAATTACTCTCAAATTCCTACTACCATTGGGAACTTTCCACAGCTGACGTACCTCAACCTCTCTGCCTCtgtcttttttggtcaagtcCCATCCCAGCTTTCACAGTTGTCCAAGTTGTCATCCCTTGATCTATCTCTCAATCTGGATCCCTTTCTTGATGAAGGATTGTTGAGTATTAGAGAATCCGATTTGAGAAGCCTCATTAGAAACTTAACCACTCTAGAACAGCTTCACCTCAATTTCATAAACATATCTTCAACAATACCCGATTCTATAGcaaatttatcatttttgACATCTCTCCTCCTCAGAGATTGTGGCTTGTTTGGAAAATTTCCGGCAAGAATTTTTGAGTTGCAAGACCTTGAAACTCTTGATGTGAGATCTAACCAAGATCTCACTGGTTATTTGCCTGAGTTTAATCGAAGCAGTCGTCTCGTGTCGCTGAAGCTTGGCGGCAGTAGCATTTCAGGAAACTTGTCTTCAATCAGGAACCTTGATTCATTACAGGAGCTGGATGTTAGGGCATGCAACTTCAGTGGTCCAATCCCTGATTGGTTTGCTAACCTTACCCAACTGACATATTTGTCACTTTCTGATAACAATTTCAGTGGCGGTCCCTTGTCTTGGATCGGGAAGCAAAACAAACTTACTTATCTACACCTTGGAAACATCAATCTAAGTGGCTACATCCCGTCTTCTCTTAGAAACCTCACACAGCTCTTTTATCTTCATCTTCGTTCGAATCAACTAACTGGTCCAATCCCATCTTGGCTGGGTAATCTTAGCAGGCTAGCTTACATAGATCTTTCCTATAATAGATTGCGCAGTTCAATTCCCGAGTCAATATTCAATCTTATGGATCTCCAAATCCTTTTTCTAGTGGATAATAGTCTGCATGGTACAGTGGATATTTTTAAGCTAGAAAATGTCACCCATCTCCAACTATCTGCTAACAAACTGGAAGTGCTCACTGAATCTAGAACTATGAATGCAAGTCTTCCCAATTTTAGAGTTCTCGGGTTGAGTTCCTGCAACATAAAAGAGTTCCCACAATTCCTAAGACATGAACAAAACTTGTTCTGGTTGGACCTTTCTAGAAACAACTTGGCTGGCCAAGTGCCGAAATGGATGTTGAACATAAGCACAGAAACTTTGGAGTTTCTGGACCTTTCTGTAAACTCCCTTACCGGTTTTGGTCAACCTTCGCCTGTTGTCCTTCCCTGGGTCAACCTACAAGTTTTACGACTCTATCTTAACATGCTACAAGGACCACTACCGATACCCCAACCAAGCATATTATTCTACACAATTTCAGACAACAAGTTAACTGGGGAGATTTCACCATTGATTTGTGATCTGAGTGCTCTTCAGTTTCTTGATTTGTCAAATAACAAGTTGAGTGGCATTCTTCCTCAGTGTCTTGGATACTTCAGCGATGATCTACGAGTTTTAAATGTTCGAAATAATTCTTTTCATGGCGTTCTTCCTCAAGCATACACCAACACAAGCAATCTGAGGATTTTTGATGTTAGCCTTAACCAATTGCAGGGGCAGTTGCCAAGGCCATTGGCGAATTGTGTGATGCTTGAATCTCTTATTCTGTCAAACAATGAATTCCATGATGTTTTCCCCTTTTGGTTGGGGACTCTCTCAGAATTGAAAGTTTTGTCAATGCACCATAACGGGTTCTATGGTGTGATTgggaaacaaaaaatgaatctTCATTTCCCTGAGTTGCGCATTCTTGATCTGTCTGACAATAATTTCAGAGGCGAGTTTCCATCTGAATACATCTTTTCTGGAAATCCCATGAGGGGTATCACTCCAGACCAACCCACATATATGGACACAAACTCAACAAGTATTAATTTCGCTGGTATCTCAGGGGCTTTCAGGTATGACTTCTCAATCACAGTAACAAATAAAGGTGTTGATAGATACTACTCAAAGATTCGGGAAGACATTGGGGTCGTTGATATCTCAAGCAACAAATTTGAAGGGAAGATTCCTGAATTCATTGGGAACCTAAAGGGCCTTCGCTTGCTCAATGTTTCCAATAACATTCTCACTGGTAGCATCCCATCATTCTTGGCCAACTTAACACTGCTCGAATCGTTAGACCTTTCACAGAACAAGCTCTCAGGAGAGATCCCACAACAACTTACGCAGCTTACATTCCTTGGAAAATTCAATGTCTCTCACAATAATCTCACAGGTCCTATACCATATAGAGGCCAACTTACTACATTCGATGTCACTTCATATGAGGGAAACCCGGGATTGTGCGGAGATGTGTTGCCAAAGAAATGTGGAGATCCTAATGCTTCTCAACCGCCACCATcaaccaaagaagaaaacgaTTCAGGCTCTGGATTTGAACTTGATTGGAAATTTGCTTTGGCAGGATTTGGAAGTGGGTTGGTAGTGGGAGTGGTGCTTGCGGATGTAGCGATCTCAAGGAGGCGTGAGTGGTTCCTTGAGATTGTTGGAAGGATCAGACTCATAATCATGAAAAGGAGGAAGAGTAGGGGACCCAGAAACTCAGTTAATTAG
- the LOC117618209 gene encoding receptor-like protein 6 produces MANLSFLTSLAPDNCELFGEFPVRVFKLPNLRHLNVEYNQGLTGYMPELNRSSLLMSLRLGYTRIFVNLRSITKLDLLQELDAPACNFSEGLVPASLCNLRQVTYLDISANKFGGPIPDSLANLTQLTHLLLQKNQFTGPIPPWLGNLTRLTHLNLDRNKLNSSIPKSLSNVMNLQRLHLYENRLSGTVEFHMFLKLHNLKELLLGYNNLYLLIELRTMNVTIPQFRSLGLGSCNLRGFPDFLRYQENLQWLGLHGNKICGQVPKWIWNASTETLKYIDMSSNMQFGELPIPSPNVEYYQISNNLLTGQVSPLICSLRQLQLLDLSNNRLSGTLPQCLGNFSNGLQVLNLGNNSFHGILPQTYTTASRSNLRMIDVSHNQLQGQLPRSLANCVMLEFMVLSRNKFNDVFPLWLGTLPRLKFLAMDHNEFYDVIGKPQKNHHFLELHFLDLSYNNFTGEFPLEYIFSGNGMRISLNQPTYMKAVIFVYIYYGSITSIIDPYSSTITHKGVERYFPKI; encoded by the coding sequence ATGGcaaatttatcatttttgACATCCCTGGCACCCGACAACTGTGAGCTGTTTGGTGAATTCCCAGTAAGAGTTTTCAAATTACCAAACCTACGTCATCTGAATGTGGAATACAACCAGGGTCTTACTGGTTATATGCCTGAACTTAATCGAAGTAGTCTTCTCATGTCACTGAGACTTGGGTATACTAGGATTTTCGTAAACTTGCGTTCAATCACAAAGCTTGATTTGTTGCAAGAATTGGATGCGCCTGCATGCAATTTTTCAGAAGGGTTGGTTCCAGCTTCACTATGTAATCTTAGGCAGGTCACTTATCTTGACATTTCTGCAAACAAATTTGGAGGTCCAATTCCTGATTCGTTGGCAAACCTTACCCAGCTCACTCATCTTTTGCTTCAAAAAAATCAGTTCACTGGTCCAATCCCACCTTGGCTAGGTAACCTTACTAGACTAACTCATCTAAATCTTGatagaaataaattaaatagttCCATTCCCAAGTCACTATCCAATGTCATGAATCTCCAGCGACTTCATCTATATGAAAATAGACTCAGCGGTACAGTTGAGTTTCACATGTTTCTCAAGCTACACAATCTCAAGGAACTCCTTCTAggttataataatttatactTGCTCATTGAACTGAGAACTATGAACGTAACTATTCCACAGTTCAGGAGTCTGGGACTGGGTTCATGCAACCTAAGAGGGTTCCCAGATTTCCTGAGATATCAAGAAAACTTGCAGTGGTTGGGGCTTCATggaaacaaaatatgtggcCAAGTACCGAAATGGATCTGGAACGCAAGCACAGAAACTTTGAAGTACATCGACATGTCATCCAACATGCAATTCGGAGAACTACCTATACCTTCGCCAAATGTCGAATACtatcaaatttcaaacaacCTCTTAACTGGACAAGTTTCACCATTGATTTGCAGTTTGAGGCAACTTCAGCTTCTTGATTTGTCGAATAACAGATTGAGTGGCACGCTTCCGCAGTGTCTTGGGAACTTCAGTAATGGTCTGCAAGTTTTGAATCTTGGGAACAACTCTTTTCATGGCATTCTTCCTCAAACATATACCACGGCTAGCAGAAGCAATCTGAGAATGATTGACGTTAGTCATAACCAATTGCAAGGGCAACTACCAAGGTCATTGGCAAATTGTGTGATGCTTGAGTTTATGGTGCTGTCAAGAAATAAATTCAATGACGTTTTCCCCTTGTGGCTTGGGACTCTCCCAAGGTTAAAATTTTTAGCCATGGACCATAATGAGTTCTATGATGTGATAGGCAAGCCCCAGAAGAATCATCATTTCCTCGAGTTGCACTTTCTTGATCTGTCTTACAATAATTTCACAGGTGAGTTTCCACTTGAATACATTTTCTCTGGGAATGGCATGAGAATCAGTCTAAACCAGCCCACATATATGAAGGCAGTCATATTTGTTTACATTTATTACGGTTCTATAACTTCTATAATAGATCCGTACTCAAGTACAATAACACATAAAGGTGTGGAGAGATACTTTCCAAAGATTTGA